In Actinoplanes lobatus, the DNA window ACACCTCGTCCACCCGCTACTGGGGCAAGACCAAGCACGTGTGGAACAACGGCGGCGACAGCGCGCTCCTGCGCACCGGCGCCGACAAGACGATCGACACCTGCAAGTGGACCAAGCCGGGCAGCGGCTACACCAACTGCTGATCTGTCTCAGCGACAACGAGAACGGCCCTCCGGGAGCATCCCGGAGGGCCGTTCTCGTTGTCGGGTCAGTCCTCGGCGAGGGCCGAGACCAGGGCCGCCAGGTCGTCGTCGTCCAGCGCGAGGAGATCCTCGGCGGAGGGCTCGGCGGCGGTCTCCGGGCCGGCCGGCACCGCCTTCTCGGCGATCCGCTCGACCGTGTGCAGGGTCAGCACGTCGCTCACGCTGATCTGCCAGCCGGCGCTGCGCGACCGGGTGACCACCTGGATCGCCCGGATGCTGTCGCCGCCCAGGTCGAAGAACGAGTCGGAGGCGCCGACCCGGGTGACCGACAGCGCCTCGGCGAAGGCGGTGGCCAGCGCCCGCTCGGCGGCGCCGGACACCTCCCGGCCCACGGTCACGGTGACCTCGGGGTCGGGCAGGGCCTTGCGGTCCACCTTCCCGTTGGCGTTGAGCGGCAGCGCGGGCAGGACCATGACGACGGCCGGGATCATGAAGTCCGGCATGGTGTCGCGCAGGCCCTCGCGGACCGCGGCCGGCTCCGGGGTGTGTCCCTCGGCGCCCACCACGTAGGCCACCAGCCGCTTCACGCCCGGGGCGGTCTCCTGGGCGGTGGCGTACGCCTGCGAGATCTCCGGCAGCCGGGTGAGCGCCGCCTCGACCTCGCCCAGCTCGATCCGGAAGCCACGGATCTTCACCTGCTGGTCGCCGCGGCCCACGTACTCGATCACGCCGTCCGCACGCCAGCGGACGATGTCGCCGGTGCGGTACAGCCGCGAGCCGGGCGGGCCGAACGGCGAGGCCACGAACCGCTCGGCGGTGACGGCCGGCCGGTTCAGGTAGCCGCGGGCGTTCGCCCATCCGGCCAGGTAGAGCTCGCCGGAGACGCCGGCCGGCACCGGGCGCAGGTCCGGGCCGAGCACGTACACCCGGGTGGCGTCCAGCGGCGCTCCGATCGGCGGCACCCCGTCGACCTCGTCCACCGGCATGAGCGTGGCGAACGTGGTGGTCTCGGTCGGCCCGTACGCGTTGACCAGCTTCGTGCCGGGGCAGGCCGCCCGGACCGCGCGCATCGCCTCACCGGAGGCCGCCTCGCCGCCGGTGAGCACCGTGCGCAGCCCGGCGAACGCCGCCGCCCGGGTGCCGGCGATCAGGTTGAACAGCGAGGTGGTGAGGAAGGCCGCGGTCACGCCGTGCGCCCGGACCAGGCGGGCCACCTCGTCGGTGGTGAGCTGCCCGGGCGGGGCCACCACGATCCGGCCGCCGGTGAGCAGGGGGACCCAGATCTCGTACGTCGACGCGTCGAAGGCGTGCGACGAGTGCATCAGGACCCGCTCGTGGTCACCGTCGAGCCACCGCCCGTGCGACGCGAAGGCCAGCACGTTGCCGTGGGTGATGGCGACGCCCTTGGGCCGCCCGGTGGACCCCGAGGTGTACATGATGTAGGCCAGCCGGTCCGGGTCGCCGGGCAGCGACGGGGGGACGGCCGGGGCCGGCGCGCCCAGGTCGGCGGCCGACACGGTGAGCACCTCGACCGGGAGCCCGGCGGGCGCGTCGGTGAGCAGCAGGCGGACCCCGGCGTCGGCCAGCATCGCCTCCTGCCGGGCGGGCGGATCGGCGGGCCGCAGCGGGAGGTAGGCCCCGCCGGCCTTGATGATGGCCAGCGTCGTCAGTACGACCAGCGCCGAGCGCTCGGCCAGGATGGCCACCGGCTCCTCGGCCCGGATCCCCCGGTCGGTCAGCCGGGTGGCGAGCGCGTCGGCGGCGGCGTCCAGCCGCGCGTACGTGATCTCCCGGGTCCCGTCGACGACGGCGACCGCCTCCGGGGTGAGTGCCGCCTGCCGGGCGAAGGCGGTGGCCAGGTCGCCCTGCGGAGCGGCGGCCGGCGCCCCGTTCCACTCGATCAGCATCCGCCGCCGCTCGTCGGCGGTGGTCAGCTCGAACAGGCCCACGGCGGCGTCCGGCAGGGCCGTCACGGCCAGCAGGAACCGCTGGTAGAGGCCCTGAACCGTGGCGAGGTCGTCGCGCGACCAACGATCGGGGTTGCCGTCCACGTCGAGCCGCCAGCCGCTGCCGTCACCCCGGTCGTAGAAGCCGAGCGACAGGTCGTCGACCGGCCCGAGGGACAGGTTGTGGGTGACGGTGGGAATCCCGGCGAGCGTCACCTGGTAGTCGAACGCCATCACGTTGACGACCGTGCCCCAGCCGGTGCCGGCGGTGCGCTCCGGCTGCCAGTCCTCGAACCGGCACCGCTGGTGGCGCAGCGCCTGCCGCAGCTCGCCGGACACGCGCGGAACCAGCTCGCGCAGGGTGTCGCCCGGGTTCACCTCGACGCGCAGCGGGACGACGTTGGAGGACAGGTTCGGGGTGGCCCGCAGCAGCTTGCTGGTCCGGCCGGTGACCGGCACGCCGAGGACCACGTCGGTACGCCCGGTGCAGCGGTGCAGGAAGGCCGCGGTGGCGGCGATCAGCAGGACCGGCCAGCGGGTCCGCAGTTCGCGGGCCACCTCGGCGATGGCGCCGGTCTGCCCCGGGGTGACGTGCCCGGAACGGCGCAGGTGCACGACGCCGGGGTCGGGGGCGGCCGGCCCGCGGGCGGCCCAGTGGTCGCTGAGTTTGACCGGGCTGGCCGAGCCCGCGTGCTCGCGCCAGAACCGCAGGTCCTCCTGGAAGTCGGGGCCCTCGCGGTACTCGATGTCGGCGGCCAGTGTCTCGGCCAGCGGCCCGGCGACCGGCGGCGCGTCGGCGACCGGCTCCCCGGTCACGATCTCGGTGTAGTAGGCGCCGATCTTGCGGAACAGCAGCGAGGCCGCGTAGCCGTCACAGGCGATGTGGTGCCCGCGGGCGTAGTACAGGAAGCGCCGGTCGGCGACCCGCAGCAGCGCGAAGGTGAACAGGCCCCCGGCCTCCAGGTCGATCCGCTGGTCCATGTCCGCCTGGATGAACCGCCGGGCGGCGGCCTCCGGGTCCGGTGCGGCGCGCAGGTCGACGCGGCTGATCCCGGCCCGCGCGTCGTTGATGATCAGGCGGAGCTCGCCCTGGTCGTCGCGGCGGACCGCGACCGCCTTGAAGGTGGGCGCCTCCTCCAGGACGCGGGACCAGGCCTGCTCGAAGGCGTCCTGGTCCAGCTCGCCGTCCACCTCGGTTACCTCGGCGATGTTGTAGGCGTGCCCGGTCGGGTCGAGTTCGTGCCCGAGCCAGATGCCCATCTGCCCGGCTGACAAAGGTAGCTGCATAGGTCTCTCATCTCACGACAGTGGAGCCCTGGATACGGGGGAATCGCAGGGCTCCACTGTGTCGATGAGGCCTATATTTCTGGTGTCACCCGACCTCGCGCATCATCTTCTCCATCGCCGAGGTGGCCTCCCGCACCTGCAGGAGCTCGGCGACGGTCCGCCGCTGCAACTCGGCGTTCTCCTCCAGCAGCCGCGCGCACTTCTCGGCGAGCTCCTGGTACTGCTTCTCCCGGGCCGCGGCCAGGCGCGCCCGCCAGGTGGCGGCGACCTGCCACACGATCACGATGAGCACCGCGAAGATCCCGGCGGCAGCCAGCACGCCCACCCAGTCGTCGCTCGTGGAACCCAACGCACTCACCATCGCCTTCACTTCTCGTCGCCATCGCCGCGCCGGTCGTCACTCAGCGTCTTCACCGCCTCTGCCACCGACTCCGGTGTCAGATGCAGCGCGAACGGTGTGACCTCGAAGAACTTCATCGCCTTACCATCCGCGGACAGTTCGAGGCTCCCCTCGATGAGGCCCGCGGCCTCCAGCCGGGCGAGGTGCATGTGCAGGAGCGGCCGGCTCATGCCCAGGCGCCCCGCCAACCGGCTGACGTAGTCACGCTCGACGGAGAGCATCCCGACGATCCTGAGACGGTGCTGATTGCTCAGCGCCGTCAGCATTTTCAGCAGGTCATCCCCTGTGACATCCATCCGCTTGAACCTCATTTCCGGCGCATGGAGAGCCTTTCACACGCGCGGAGAGGTGTCAACAAGACATGACAGGTGTCAGCGAATTCTGTCACGTGATCAGTAGCCTCCCCACTGCGCCACGACCGTATCCCGCTCCAGTGCGCTGAGCAGGTCGATCTCGCGCACCGGCCGGTCCAGGCCGTCGGCCAGGGTCTCCAGCGCCAGCATCATCCGGTCCAGGTGGGCCTCGGTCTCGGCGAGCGTGACGAGGTCGGGCCGGTAGCCGAGGCGTACGGTCAGGCCGTCGTCCGGGCCGGGCACCGCCACCAGCCGCAGCGGATAGTGCGTGGCGTCGTCCAGGCCGAGCCCGGTGACCCGGATGCCGGCGCCGTCCGGATCGGCCAGCGACTCCACGTCGAAGGGGTAGTTGACCAGCATCGTCGTGGTGTCGAAGAGCTGGGTGCAGCCGGTCAGCCGGTGGATCCGGCCCAGCCCGAGGTGCTGATGGTCGAGCAGTTCGGTCTGCTCGTCCTGGAACGCGGTCAGCGCCTGCCCGACGGTCCGGCCCGAGTCGAGGCGCACCCGCACCGGCACGGTGTTCACGAACAGGCCGATCATGCGGTCGGCGCCGGGCAGGTCGGCCGGGCGGCCGGAGACGGTGGTGCCGAACACCACGTCCTCCCGGCCGGTGATCCGGGCCAGCACCAGGCCCCAGGCGAACTCGACCGCGGTGTTGAGCGTGACGCCCAGCGGGTGGACCGTGTCGAGCAGCCGGCGGACGACCGTGCCGGGCAGCTCCCGCATGGTCTGCCGCTGAGCGGTGACCGCCGCGCCCGGGATCTCCGGGGCGACCAGCAACGGGCCGGGCAGGCCGTGCAGGTTCCCGGCCCAGGCGCGTTCGGCGGCACCGGTGTCCCGGATGGACAGCCACTCGGCGTGTGCGCGGTGGGCGGGCGCGACGGTGTCCGCGTACGCCTCCGGGTCGGCCCACAACCGGCGCAGCTCGTCCACCAGGATCGGCATCGACCAGCCGTCGAGCGCGATGTGATGGCCGGTGACCGCCAGCCGCCACGCGTCCGGGCCGAGCCGCATCAGGGCCAGCCGCAGCAGCGGCGGCGAGTTCGGGTCGAAGCCGCCCCGCTCGGCGACGGCCAGCCGGTCGGCCGCGGCCTCCCGCTCCTCGGCCGGCAGCACGCCGAGGTCGGTCTCCCGCCACGGCAGGACCCCACCGGGCCGGACGACCTGCACCGCGGCCCCGCTGTCGAGCTGATGGAAGCCGGTACGCAGGGCCGAGTGCCGGTCGATCAGCGCCTGACCGGCCGCCCGGATCCGGGCCGGGTCCACGTTCCCGGACAGGTCGAGCCGCACCTGCGTGGTGTAGACGTCGGTGCCGCCGTCGCGCGCCTCCGCGGCGTGGAACAGGAAACCCTCCTGGAGCGGGCTCAGCGCGAGGGCGTCGGCGAGATCCGGTACGCGGGACTCCAGCGCCGTGACCTCCGCCTGGGACAGCCCGGTCAGCGGCAGGTCGGAGGGGGTACGCCCGCCCGGTACCGCCGGGTCGGCCAGTGCGGCCAGGCCGGTCAGCTCGTCGCGCCACCGCTCGGCAGGTACCCGGTACCCGGCCGCGGTGATCCACCGGGCGTGCAGGGTGGTCCCCCGCTCCCCCGGGCGCGCCTGGACGTGCACCTCGGTGCGGTAGCCCAGCGGCATTCCCGGGTCGGTGCCGGAGGGGAGTGCCTCCGTGGTGACCAGCGGCCACGCGCCGGGGATCGCCCCGCCGACGGAGCCGAGGTAGTTGAACAGCACCGCCGCCGGACCGGCGGCGGAACCGGACCGCACCTGCTCCTTCACCCGCATCAGGGCGGCCCGCCGGTCGGCGCCCGCACCCTCCGCGAGGACCGGGCGCACGCTGGTCAGCCAGCCGACCGTCCGGGACAGGTCGGCGTCCGTGTCCCGGCCGTGCCCCTCCACGTCGATCGGCCCGCCCGGTCCGGGCAGGGCCCGGGACAGCGCGGTGATCAGCAGGTCGTCGAGCCGGGCGTGGAACTTCTCCGCCACCCGTTCGAGCCGCTCGACCACGTCGGCCGGCACGGTGATCTCGTCGTGCCGGGCGTCGCCGGCCACACCGTAGGTGGTGTTCCGCACGTCGTCGGCCGTCCGGCCGAGGGCCCAGGTGCGGTAGGAGACCGGCACCGGGTCCAGGGTGGGTGACCCACCCCGGGTGCGGGCGGCGGCCGCGGCGGCCAGGTCGGGCAGCAGCACCTGCCAGGAGACGGCGTCGACGACCAGGTGGTGCGCGCAGAGCACCAGTTCGCCGGCGCTCACCCGTACGCCCAGAAGGTTTTGACCTTGAACGGGGTCGAGACGACGGGCGGCGAACCCGGCCGCGTCGTGGGCCGACATCTCCCCCGGCGCGGGCAGCAGGATCTCCGCGTCGCCGCCGGGCGGCGGGATCTCGAAACCGTCGTCGCCGGGCAGCAGGCGGGCCCGCAGCACCGGGTGGTGGCGCACGACGTCGCGCAGCGCGGCGGCGAGCGTGGCGTCGTCCAGCCCGGCCGGTGTCTCGACCACGACGGCCTGGTGGAAGCCGCGGAACTCACCGCCCCGGGCGACCAGCGACGACCCGAGCGGCGGCAGGGGCGCGCGGCCGATCGCGGCGTCCGCGCTCTCCACGGTGACCGCGTCGGCGGGCCGGGCGACCGCGGCCAGCGCGGCCGCCGTACGCAGCCGGAACACGTCCTTGGCCGTGACGATCCAGCCGGCCTGCCGGGCCAGCGACACCACCCGCATCGCGAGGATGCTGTCGCCGCCCAGGTCGAAGAAGCTGTCCGAGACACCGGCCCGCTCCTGGCCCAGCACCGCGGCGAAGGCGCCGGCGAACGCCGCCTCGGCCGCCGACCGCGGCTCGTCACCCCCGGCACGCCCGAGGACGGGCGTCTCCGGGGCGGGCAGCGCGTTGCGGTCGACCTTGCCGTTCGGGGTGACCGGGAACGCGTCCAGCAGCACCAGCGAGGTCGGGACCATGTGCGCGGGCAGCGTTCCGGCCACCGACTCCAGCAGACCGGCCGGATCCGGGGCGGTTCCCGGCTCGGGAATCACGTAGGCCACCAGCCGCTGCACGCCGGGACGGTCCTCG includes these proteins:
- a CDS encoding non-ribosomal peptide synthetase, giving the protein MSAAKLPEGIESALPLTPLQEGLLLHAVQEQDDGAGVDVYATQLRLDLDGDLDAARLRSAADRLIARHGALRAAFHHRGLKRPVQLIHREVPAAWSEHDLTGTPGASREDEATRIAAAERAAGFSPHRPPLLRFALLRLAPGRHRLVLTVHHLLWDGWSVPVALGELFTIYAGRADTLPPAPQFRDFLAWLRARPTEPAEAAWSGALTGLETPTLYAPQAAELPAIMQHEVRAVLPAEIADRLAEQGRRYGWTLSTVIQFGWGVLLSRVLDSGDVVFGTTVSGRPPLLPGSDRIVGLLLNTVPVRLRPEAGETAASCLARLQTTQAELIEYHHTPLAAIQRAAGHPALFDTTTVFQNFPLDHEAVTAPLTAAGVRVTGYRIEDSTHYPLRLAVTAGDGLEMRLGHRPDVVPADEAAALLDRLARLLTAVAANPDVAVDDLDPLSAAERADVLYRWNDTAAEVPGGTLISRFEEQADRTPDAVALRFEGGALTYRELDERANRLARRLIAEGAATGRLVGVALPRSFDLVVALYAVLKTGAAYLPIDPDYPPARIAQMIEDGDPVCVLTGDTTFDLTGVPAHRLTAAERRPAGPDDTAYVIFTSGSTGRPKGVAVPHRGIVNRLVWMQERYGLRPGEPVAQKTPAGFDVSVWEFFWPCLVGATLVVARPEGHRDPAYLAALIRDERITTVHFVPSMLGEFLREPAAAGCTGLRRVICSGEALPVDLERRFAELLPGVELHNLYGPTEASVDVTAWECRPEPGAVTVPIGSPITNIQVYALDRRLRPVPPGVVGELYLAGAGLAHGYLGRAGLTAERFVACPYGLPGERMYRTGDLVRWRPDGALEYLGRSDHQVKLHGQRIEPGEIEAAFAACPDVSQSLVLVREDRPGVQRLVAYVIPEPGTAPDPAGLLESVAGTLPAHMVPTSLVLLDAFPVTPNGKVDRNALPAPETPVLGRAGGDEPRSAAEAAFAGAFAAVLGQERAGVSDSFFDLGGDSILAMRVVSLARQAGWIVTAKDVFRLRTAAALAAVARPADAVTVESADAAIGRAPLPPLGSSLVARGGEFRGFHQAVVVETPAGLDDATLAAALRDVVRHHPVLRARLLPGDDGFEIPPPGGDAEILLPAPGEMSAHDAAGFAARRLDPVQGQNLLGVRVSAGELVLCAHHLVVDAVSWQVLLPDLAAAAAARTRGGSPTLDPVPVSYRTWALGRTADDVRNTTYGVAGDARHDEITVPADVVERLERVAEKFHARLDDLLITALSRALPGPGGPIDVEGHGRDTDADLSRTVGWLTSVRPVLAEGAGADRRAALMRVKEQVRSGSAAGPAAVLFNYLGSVGGAIPGAWPLVTTEALPSGTDPGMPLGYRTEVHVQARPGERGTTLHARWITAAGYRVPAERWRDELTGLAALADPAVPGGRTPSDLPLTGLSQAEVTALESRVPDLADALALSPLQEGFLFHAAEARDGGTDVYTTQVRLDLSGNVDPARIRAAGQALIDRHSALRTGFHQLDSGAAVQVVRPGGVLPWRETDLGVLPAEEREAAADRLAVAERGGFDPNSPPLLRLALMRLGPDAWRLAVTGHHIALDGWSMPILVDELRRLWADPEAYADTVAPAHRAHAEWLSIRDTGAAERAWAGNLHGLPGPLLVAPEIPGAAVTAQRQTMRELPGTVVRRLLDTVHPLGVTLNTAVEFAWGLVLARITGREDVVFGTTVSGRPADLPGADRMIGLFVNTVPVRVRLDSGRTVGQALTAFQDEQTELLDHQHLGLGRIHRLTGCTQLFDTTTMLVNYPFDVESLADPDGAGIRVTGLGLDDATHYPLRLVAVPGPDDGLTVRLGYRPDLVTLAETEAHLDRMMLALETLADGLDRPVREIDLLSALERDTVVAQWGGY
- a CDS encoding non-ribosomal peptide synthetase — translated: MQLPLSAGQMGIWLGHELDPTGHAYNIAEVTEVDGELDQDAFEQAWSRVLEEAPTFKAVAVRRDDQGELRLIINDARAGISRVDLRAAPDPEAAARRFIQADMDQRIDLEAGGLFTFALLRVADRRFLYYARGHHIACDGYAASLLFRKIGAYYTEIVTGEPVADAPPVAGPLAETLAADIEYREGPDFQEDLRFWREHAGSASPVKLSDHWAARGPAAPDPGVVHLRRSGHVTPGQTGAIAEVARELRTRWPVLLIAATAAFLHRCTGRTDVVLGVPVTGRTSKLLRATPNLSSNVVPLRVEVNPGDTLRELVPRVSGELRQALRHQRCRFEDWQPERTAGTGWGTVVNVMAFDYQVTLAGIPTVTHNLSLGPVDDLSLGFYDRGDGSGWRLDVDGNPDRWSRDDLATVQGLYQRFLLAVTALPDAAVGLFELTTADERRRMLIEWNGAPAAAPQGDLATAFARQAALTPEAVAVVDGTREITYARLDAAADALATRLTDRGIRAEEPVAILAERSALVVLTTLAIIKAGGAYLPLRPADPPARQEAMLADAGVRLLLTDAPAGLPVEVLTVSAADLGAPAPAVPPSLPGDPDRLAYIMYTSGSTGRPKGVAITHGNVLAFASHGRWLDGDHERVLMHSSHAFDASTYEIWVPLLTGGRIVVAPPGQLTTDEVARLVRAHGVTAAFLTTSLFNLIAGTRAAAFAGLRTVLTGGEAASGEAMRAVRAACPGTKLVNAYGPTETTTFATLMPVDEVDGVPPIGAPLDATRVYVLGPDLRPVPAGVSGELYLAGWANARGYLNRPAVTAERFVASPFGPPGSRLYRTGDIVRWRADGVIEYVGRGDQQVKIRGFRIELGEVEAALTRLPEISQAYATAQETAPGVKRLVAYVVGAEGHTPEPAAVREGLRDTMPDFMIPAVVMVLPALPLNANGKVDRKALPDPEVTVTVGREVSGAAERALATAFAEALSVTRVGASDSFFDLGGDSIRAIQVVTRSRSAGWQISVSDVLTLHTVERIAEKAVPAGPETAAEPSAEDLLALDDDDLAALVSALAED
- a CDS encoding ArsR/SmtB family transcription factor, which gives rise to MDVTGDDLLKMLTALSNQHRLRIVGMLSVERDYVSRLAGRLGMSRPLLHMHLARLEAAGLIEGSLELSADGKAMKFFEVTPFALHLTPESVAEAVKTLSDDRRGDGDEK